Below is a window of Gimesia chilikensis DNA.
CGGGCCGCCTGTTCGCGATCGGGCCGGCGAAACAGAATCGCTGACAGCACCAGCGTACCGATGGCGACACTGCTGATGGACTCCAGTGGGAACCAGCCGGTCCAGTAGCCCGTCAACCGGCTGAAGAGCATCAGCGCCAGGTACAGGGATGCAGAGATTACAAATGACACAAAGAGTGCACGCCCCCAAACCGCTAAAGCCAGGCGACGCTGTACGCGTTCGATCAGTCGATTTGATTTTGTCATTTGTTCCATGAGTTTTCTCCTTGTTAGCAGGAGTTGTTAGTCCGTTGATTTGTCTGCGATACTAATCCGATTTCGGGGAGAAGGCCTCCGCCTCATCGGCGCTGATCAGGTGGTCCTGATTCTGGTCCAGTCGTTTAAATGTGGCTGCGTCGAACAGAAATTCCCGTTCCGATATGTCCCCATCCCGGTTGCGATCCATGCGTTGAAACCAGCGTGGTCCGGAAATGGTACGAGGGATTGTACTGTTCTGGTTCATTGCCATGGAATCCATCCGTGGATCAAACTGAAACAATTGCGGTTTCCCGAGTTCAAATGTCAGTTTGAAATGTCCTCGTAATTCTGCAGGATCCAGTGACTGGTCCCGGTTTTTATCATACTCCCGCACTCGCTTGAGACTGTTTTTGAGTTCGCGAGGGCTCAAGCGTCGATCCAGATCGGCGTCGAGAATTTCAAACAGGGATTTGCCATCGTTGCTGACGGTCATCACCACCTGGTTCTGTACGGAAGACGTTTTCTGAATCAGGTAGTCGGTCAGCTCTTCTTTGTGCAGCATTTCATCCTGATCCTTGTCCGCTTTCTGATAGTCGGCACCGGGGATATTCAACTGCATGAATTCGTTTGGAGACAGATAACCATTTTTATCACTGTCAACAACGCGAAAACGAGTCTGGTAGAAACGGACATTGTCGGCCAGCATGTGCCGCGAACTCTTGACGCGAAATTCGAGTTGCAGACTGTCGAGCCGCAACTGCAGTCGCGAACGGGACGGGGATTCAACCTCGGTAACGCGGGGCGTCTGCTTACTGACGAATTTGAGCGTGGGTCGGAATGCTTTCTGCCGCGGGAGTGCCATATCCAGTTGCAGATCACTTACGGGATGATGCAGCCAGGCCGACATCTCCTCTCGATTCAAATAACCATCCGCGTCCTGATCGAAATCCTGAATCGGGGATGCCCCACTGCTGGTGGAACTGAAACAGGCCAGAGCCAGGGCATCCTGCTTCGGATTGGCGTGTTCAACATATTTTTTCAACAGTTCATCAACCGCCTGGCGAATCGAGCGGTCATTGTCCAACTGCCGGAAGGGCGTCTCGGTTTCCCCCTGACCTCCTCCAACCACGGTTTGAGTCTGATTCGCATTAAATGGGCGAAGTTCCGCCAGATTCAGCACTTCATCTTCATCACGATCGAACTGGGTCAACGCGCGGGAGCTGGCTTCGAATTCCGCATCACTTACGGAACCATCGCCATTATAATCCAGTTTGCGAAAGAGCTCGATCACCTGGGAGGTTCGTGTGGGAGCCCCCGCGATGCGAAAAGCAGAACCCTGGGCCCGGTGAATATAAGTCGCAAATTCCCCGATGCTTAACTTCTGGTCCCGGGGCGCCACATCCAGTAATTGCAGTCGTTCTGCCGGGCTTCCTTGATCAAACAGGCGGATACCGAATGCCGGGACGTTTTCCATCTCGGTCTGGTCAATGAACTGATCCTCGTTACGGTCCAGTGAGGTAAAGAGCCGTTCAATGTAATCGGTCGTCGTCGCACAGAAATCGGCTTCATCAACCTGAATGTTAACGGCAATCACAACGGGTGCTGAGGGTGCCAGAAGTAGAATCCGCTGGG
It encodes the following:
- a CDS encoding EF-hand domain-containing protein, whose translation is MTASARTICCYLTAALLGLVPLRISLAGEVAGSTPQAATSQRILLLAPSAPVVIAVNIQVDEADFCATTTDYIERLFTSLDRNEDQFIDQTEMENVPAFGIRLFDQGSPAERLQLLDVAPRDQKLSIGEFATYIHRAQGSAFRIAGAPTRTSQVIELFRKLDYNGDGSVSDAEFEASSRALTQFDRDEDEVLNLAELRPFNANQTQTVVGGGQGETETPFRQLDNDRSIRQAVDELLKKYVEHANPKQDALALACFSSTSSGASPIQDFDQDADGYLNREEMSAWLHHPVSDLQLDMALPRQKAFRPTLKFVSKQTPRVTEVESPSRSRLQLRLDSLQLEFRVKSSRHMLADNVRFYQTRFRVVDSDKNGYLSPNEFMQLNIPGADYQKADKDQDEMLHKEELTDYLIQKTSSVQNQVVMTVSNDGKSLFEILDADLDRRLSPRELKNSLKRVREYDKNRDQSLDPAELRGHFKLTFELGKPQLFQFDPRMDSMAMNQNSTIPRTISGPRWFQRMDRNRDGDISEREFLFDAATFKRLDQNQDHLISADEAEAFSPKSD